From a single Candidatus Thorarchaeota archaeon genomic region:
- a CDS encoding DUF86 domain-containing protein produces MGQRILSKLDEHDQIMHEIRIVLPPSYVEYKSSLTQKRAIERLIQIAIECVIDLCAVIVSAQRLGIPSSEMDVFSQLEGIVFDASTIVKLREMKRFGNRIVHRYGNIDDAYVLEAVHELLSNLAKISDLTRQFLVSHD; encoded by the coding sequence ATGGGCCAAAGGATTCTAAGTAAACTTGATGAGCATGACCAGATCATGCATGAAATCAGGATAGTCTTGCCTCCAAGCTATGTTGAATACAAGAGTTCTCTTACTCAGAAACGTGCAATCGAACGCCTGATTCAAATAGCAATAGAGTGCGTGATTGATCTCTGTGCAGTGATTGTGAGCGCTCAACGACTTGGGATTCCCTCTTCTGAAATGGATGTATTCTCACAATTGGAGGGGATAGTATTTGATGCATCAACTATTGTGAAACTTAGGGAAATGAAACGATTTGGGAATAGGATTGTTCACAGATATGGAAACATCGATGACGCCTATGTGTTAGAGGCTGTACATGAGCTCTTGAGTAATCTGGCAAAGATTTCCGACCTGACTCGTCAGTTCTTGGTTTCGCATGACTGA
- a CDS encoding VWA domain-containing protein: MTLTQPNARNSPLVDVARKAWSQALSDFYSPPLPEPVIEHSDEATSFFYVDDKTWTIHINTAGVPHYMTPAEAEPFLRSICHHELQHYLVCPYDTVTSAMMFARARRHVNNATAMFVCNLFADLVVDSLLLKRFPQLTHDRILSSIHESAIRGETHSDLWVLIVTCYRVMWGFPIPRSVNVPDDTFEAAEAIVAVTKKYRDNERKWPKATEEIAKIIAQWRHSDDEQLSGAGGDLSGGEEGGGEGGDRRIEITIPLDVDAIMGSPVEIRNGDIARRCANPSQASTSDDELARLASDVESRGGDLDDLRAVLLLLGAGTYGRGWTRFWYRAKVRRLIRIDVHEQRPEGAIPLTPQVWRLGDPIEELDLVQSLQAFPVLVPNMSTRRWLRIESFGDTESRTPPDLLIVIDSSGSMTWSMSRTRLSGEYHLALISAFGAMNFAFARGCRVAAINFSVETRIAKWSRDRQTIEDVLLSYQGGGTIMPVGDMIRLCDEARRPVLVLMITDAEVDNGPEMVSAVKHLSSRGHHVFMFHIHAGENENYIQLQKRLLNAGARIVPVNNQSDLVGLVLRDTRAVYGI, translated from the coding sequence TTGACGCTGACACAGCCTAACGCTCGTAATTCCCCACTGGTCGATGTGGCCCGGAAGGCATGGTCTCAGGCTCTCTCCGATTTCTATTCCCCACCTCTTCCGGAACCTGTCATAGAGCATAGTGATGAGGCGACGAGTTTCTTCTATGTGGACGACAAGACTTGGACGATTCATATCAACACGGCTGGAGTGCCGCATTACATGACCCCTGCTGAGGCCGAGCCGTTTCTGCGTTCCATCTGCCATCATGAACTTCAGCACTATCTCGTCTGCCCCTATGATACTGTGACCAGTGCCATGATGTTCGCTCGGGCGAGGCGTCATGTCAACAATGCGACGGCCATGTTTGTGTGCAATCTCTTTGCCGATCTTGTTGTTGATTCCCTCCTGTTGAAACGTTTCCCGCAACTGACGCATGATCGCATCCTGTCCTCCATACACGAGTCTGCTATTCGCGGCGAAACCCACTCTGATCTCTGGGTGCTCATCGTCACATGCTATCGTGTGATGTGGGGATTTCCGATCCCCCGCTCTGTTAATGTACCTGATGATACCTTTGAGGCCGCTGAGGCAATAGTGGCTGTCACGAAAAAGTATCGGGATAACGAGCGGAAATGGCCAAAGGCTACTGAGGAGATCGCAAAGATCATCGCGCAATGGCGTCACTCGGATGATGAGCAATTATCCGGAGCTGGCGGTGATCTCTCAGGTGGCGAGGAAGGCGGGGGTGAGGGTGGTGATAGACGAATAGAGATCACTATCCCCTTAGACGTTGATGCTATCATGGGTAGCCCCGTTGAGATCCGCAACGGCGATATCGCGCGAAGGTGCGCAAACCCCTCTCAGGCCTCCACCTCCGATGATGAGCTGGCACGCCTCGCCTCTGATGTTGAGTCACGGGGCGGCGATCTGGATGATCTCCGGGCAGTCCTTCTTCTCTTAGGTGCAGGAACCTATGGTCGCGGTTGGACTCGTTTCTGGTACCGTGCAAAGGTCCGGCGTCTGATTCGTATCGATGTCCATGAGCAGCGTCCGGAAGGTGCAATTCCTCTGACGCCTCAAGTGTGGCGGCTTGGCGATCCTATCGAAGAACTGGACCTTGTTCAGTCCCTGCAGGCCTTTCCTGTTCTGGTTCCAAACATGTCCACACGCCGATGGCTGCGCATCGAGTCGTTTGGTGATACAGAGTCACGAACGCCGCCAGACCTCTTAATCGTGATCGATTCGAGTGGTTCGATGACTTGGTCAATGAGCAGGACGCGACTCTCTGGTGAGTATCATCTTGCATTGATTTCCGCCTTCGGGGCTATGAACTTTGCATTTGCTCGTGGTTGCCGCGTTGCAGCAATCAACTTCTCTGTGGAAACTCGAATTGCAAAGTGGTCACGGGATCGACAGACAATTGAGGATGTTCTCCTCTCCTATCAGGGAGGCGGGACAATCATGCCAGTGGGTGACATGATACGCTTGTGTGATGAGGCACGAAGACCAGTTCTTGTTCTTATGATCACAGATGCGGAGGTTGATAACGGGCCAGAGATGGTTTCAGCGGTCAAACATCTATCCAGTCGAGGTCATCATGTCTTCATGTTCCATATTCATGCTGGTGAGAATGAGAACTATATCCAATTGCAAAAAAGGCTCCTTAATGCGGGTGCTAGAATAGTCCCTGTGAATAATCAATCAGACCTTGTTGGATTAGTTCTAAGAGATACCCGTGCTGTATATGGTATTTAG
- the thyX gene encoding FAD-dependent thymidylate synthase, giving the protein MKIEVIQIPDSDTVIKTAAITKTSYHSASYNELKNMTYDEAKTFLRKIIKMGHETAIEPLIFIFNIQRVSRVLTHQLVRHRIASFIQKSARRRRKYGPADFVYPENSEYREIYEDFWNTCRDYYETLIEKGEDPDYARRVLPQGLATEITMTINARALRNFLRLRLHPRADFEIRELASKIAAILKDHDLSFLIDDVVTKYKTEEL; this is encoded by the coding sequence ATGAAGATCGAAGTCATTCAGATACCCGATAGTGACACAGTGATAAAGACCGCAGCAATAACAAAGACCTCTTACCATTCTGCCAGCTATAATGAACTAAAGAACATGACCTATGATGAGGCAAAGACATTTCTGCGAAAAATAATAAAAATGGGCCACGAGACTGCCATTGAACCACTGATATTTATATTTAACATCCAAAGAGTCAGCCGAGTTCTGACGCATCAACTAGTACGCCATAGAATCGCGTCATTTATCCAGAAGAGCGCAAGGCGCAGAAGAAAATATGGTCCTGCGGACTTCGTGTATCCGGAGAATTCCGAATATAGAGAGATCTACGAGGATTTCTGGAATACTTGTCGTGACTACTATGAAACCTTGATAGAAAAGGGCGAAGATCCAGATTACGCACGGAGAGTCCTCCCACAGGGTCTCGCAACAGAGATCACGATGACCATTAACGCACGAGCGCTACGTAATTTTCTCCGGCTCAGGCTGCATCCACGTGCGGACTTTGAGATTAGAGAGTTGGCATCAAAAATAGCGGCCATTCTGAAAGACCATGACCTGTCGTTTCTTATTGATGATGTAGTTACTAAATACAAAACAGAAGAACTGTGA
- a CDS encoding DUF359 domain-containing protein translates to MTKTYALNLFDRLHVGHQVLIDYIQDADRPIAVVTDGELMGHDLELGQIIQPVEVRVKALQKYLELNDLEGIIEITVFDRYEDLLKIEGATTFVMFKGPCCTEIDEKGVHQRKEVFGDIDKHKYIKPVRADDGDKVSSARIRLGQIDREGRRLVGTEEPPRRLEMERRGDLKSPKGDLFDVRDGPPEEQAVKRLEDETPKQVITVGDVTSATLIEAGAKPDLCIVDGSTKRGIYDKTITLQREYRIYNPAAAIYPEAWSTIGTALRDRHQSLIFVEGEEDLLGFPVVLLAPEGSVMLYGQPDKGIVWVPVTEENKSRARALLDQMPVIT, encoded by the coding sequence ATGACCAAGACATATGCCCTAAATCTCTTTGATCGCCTGCATGTAGGACATCAAGTACTCATTGACTATATCCAAGATGCGGACAGACCGATTGCCGTTGTCACGGATGGAGAATTGATGGGGCATGACCTTGAACTTGGTCAGATTATCCAGCCAGTTGAAGTTCGTGTGAAAGCTTTGCAAAAGTATCTGGAGCTCAATGACCTTGAGGGCATTATTGAAATCACCGTGTTTGATAGGTATGAGGACCTATTGAAAATAGAGGGTGCTACTACCTTTGTGATGTTTAAAGGTCCGTGTTGTACGGAAATTGATGAGAAGGGAGTACATCAACGGAAAGAGGTCTTTGGGGACATTGACAAGCATAAGTACATCAAACCTGTACGAGCAGATGATGGCGACAAGGTCTCCTCTGCAAGGATACGACTTGGCCAGATCGACAGGGAGGGCCGCAGACTCGTTGGTACAGAAGAACCTCCACGTAGATTAGAGATGGAACGGCGTGGAGACCTAAAGTCACCAAAGGGGGATCTCTTCGATGTGAGGGATGGCCCCCCTGAAGAGCAAGCTGTGAAACGACTTGAAGACGAGACTCCAAAACAAGTGATCACTGTGGGAGATGTGACAAGTGCCACGCTTATCGAGGCTGGAGCCAAGCCCGATCTATGTATAGTAGATGGAAGCACAAAACGAGGAATCTATGACAAGACCATCACACTCCAGAGAGAGTATAGAATCTACAATCCGGCTGCGGCCATCTATCCTGAGGCTTGGTCGACAATAGGCACTGCTCTACGTGACAGACATCAATCACTTATTTTTGTTGAGGGCGAAGAGGATCTACTTGGCTTCCCGGTCGTATTGCTTGCTCCCGAGGGATCCGTCATGTTATACGGCCAACCAGACAAGGGAATCGTATGGGTGCCCGTGACTGAAGAGAACAAGAGCCGTGCACGCGCTCTACTTGATCAGATGCCAGTCATCACTTAG
- the gltA gene encoding NADPH-dependent glutamate synthase encodes MSSDKPKRVRKPPTKKIPMPEQDPAERIKNFEEVALGYTVELAVAEAEKCLQCRNPRCMSGCPVEVPIKEFIELITKRDFMGAAAKIKETNSLPAICGRVCPQESQCEASCIYGIRNEPIAIGRLERFVADYAREHGEGLPEMAPKNGFRVAVVGSGPSGLTCAGDLAKLGYEVTIFEAFHKPGGVLVYGIPQFRLPKDIVQKEVDYLKRMGVELKCDYVIGKIRTIDQLMNEDGYDAVFVGSGAGAPNFLNIPGINLVDVYSANEFLTRVNLMKAYRFPEYDTPIKIGKKVAVIGGGNVAMDASRTALRLGASDVHIVYRRSRKELPARAEEVHHAEEEGVQFQLLTNPVEIIGDEKGNVVGMRCIRMELGEPDESGRRRPVPIPNSDFVIDVNTVVIAVGNSPNPIISQTTPGLEVSKWGGILIDEETGMTSREGIFAGGDIVTGAATVISAMGAGKRAARGIHEYLSKKKK; translated from the coding sequence ATGTCTTCAGATAAGCCGAAACGGGTACGAAAACCACCCACAAAGAAGATTCCGATGCCTGAGCAAGACCCCGCTGAGAGGATCAAGAACTTTGAAGAGGTTGCTCTTGGATATACTGTTGAGCTTGCTGTTGCTGAAGCAGAGAAATGCCTGCAGTGTCGCAACCCCCGTTGTATGAGCGGTTGCCCTGTTGAGGTACCAATCAAAGAGTTCATTGAACTGATCACTAAACGGGACTTCATGGGCGCGGCTGCAAAGATCAAGGAAACAAACAGTCTACCTGCCATCTGTGGTCGAGTCTGTCCTCAGGAGAGTCAGTGTGAGGCGAGTTGTATCTATGGCATCCGCAATGAGCCTATTGCCATCGGTCGTCTAGAACGCTTTGTTGCAGACTATGCACGTGAGCATGGTGAAGGTCTGCCTGAGATGGCACCAAAGAACGGCTTTCGTGTCGCAGTTGTTGGCTCGGGCCCATCGGGTCTCACATGCGCTGGCGATCTTGCAAAACTTGGTTATGAAGTCACGATCTTTGAGGCATTTCACAAGCCGGGTGGAGTTCTTGTCTATGGCATTCCACAGTTCAGGCTTCCAAAGGACATCGTTCAGAAAGAGGTTGATTATCTCAAGCGAATGGGTGTCGAACTCAAGTGTGATTATGTCATTGGAAAGATCCGCACGATCGACCAGTTGATGAATGAAGACGGCTACGACGCGGTCTTTGTTGGTTCGGGAGCAGGAGCCCCTAACTTCCTAAACATTCCCGGAATCAATCTTGTCGATGTCTATTCAGCAAACGAGTTCCTGACACGTGTCAATCTCATGAAGGCATACAGATTCCCTGAGTATGATACTCCCATCAAGATCGGGAAGAAAGTTGCTGTGATTGGTGGTGGCAACGTGGCAATGGATGCATCAAGGACGGCTCTACGTCTAGGTGCTTCTGATGTCCATATTGTCTATCGTCGATCCCGCAAGGAATTACCTGCCCGAGCTGAGGAAGTCCATCATGCAGAAGAGGAAGGTGTACAGTTCCAGTTGCTCACTAACCCCGTTGAGATTATTGGCGATGAGAAGGGAAATGTTGTGGGCATGAGATGTATTCGCATGGAATTGGGCGAGCCTGATGAATCCGGTCGCAGGCGTCCTGTACCTATCCCCAATTCTGACTTTGTCATTGATGTGAATACGGTCGTCATTGCAGTGGGTAACTCTCCGAACCCGATTATCTCCCAGACCACTCCTGGTCTTGAAGTATCGAAGTGGGGCGGTATACTCATTGACGAAGAGACTGGGATGACTTCCCGTGAAGGGATCTTTGCTGGTGGAGATATTGTCACTGGCGCAGCGACCGTCATCAGTGCAATGGGTGCTGGTAAGCGAGCCGCTCGCGGTATTCACGAATATCTCTCTAAAAAGAAGAAATAA
- a CDS encoding sulfide/dihydroorotate dehydrogenase-like FAD/NAD-binding protein — MYKIVRKKVLNPVVKLMEVSAPDIAKVCQPGQFIMIRVNETGERFPLTVADFDREKGTVTIVFQEVGKSTMLLGTLNEGDEILDFVGPLGRPTHIDKFGTVCVVGGGCGTAIAYPVARAFKEAGNHLITINGARTMDLLIYRDEMQSISDEFYETTDDGTCGIHGFVTTVLGDLIQQGRKIDLVFAVGPAIMMKFVAKTTEATGIKTIVSLNSIMVDGTGMCGACRVHVGGQMKFACVDGPEFDGHQVDFNELLGRLNAYREQEAIALERWKKEHGGSN; from the coding sequence ATGTACAAGATAGTACGAAAAAAGGTACTCAATCCTGTCGTCAAGTTGATGGAGGTCAGCGCGCCGGACATCGCAAAAGTATGCCAGCCGGGTCAATTTATCATGATCCGCGTGAATGAGACTGGTGAGCGATTTCCGTTGACCGTTGCAGACTTCGACAGAGAGAAGGGAACCGTCACAATCGTCTTTCAAGAGGTCGGCAAATCGACGATGCTCCTCGGCACGCTCAATGAGGGCGATGAGATCCTCGATTTTGTAGGTCCTCTGGGACGACCGACGCATATTGACAAATTTGGTACAGTGTGTGTTGTTGGTGGCGGTTGTGGAACAGCAATTGCATATCCTGTTGCAAGGGCCTTCAAAGAGGCCGGTAACCATCTCATCACGATCAATGGCGCAAGAACAATGGACCTTCTGATCTACAGAGATGAGATGCAATCAATCAGTGATGAGTTCTACGAGACCACTGACGATGGTACCTGTGGGATTCACGGGTTTGTTACCACTGTTCTTGGAGACCTCATCCAGCAGGGTCGGAAGATCGACCTCGTCTTTGCGGTAGGACCTGCAATCATGATGAAGTTCGTGGCGAAGACCACTGAGGCGACGGGGATAAAGACCATTGTCAGCCTCAACAGTATTATGGTTGATGGAACTGGTATGTGTGGTGCATGCCGAGTTCATGTTGGTGGTCAGATGAAGTTCGCTTGTGTTGACGGTCCTGAGTTTGACGGTCATCAGGTTGACTTCAATGAGCTTCTCGGGCGTTTGAATGCGTACAGGGAGCAAGAGGCCATTGCTCTGGAACGATGGAAGAAAGAACATGGAGGTAGCAACTAA
- a CDS encoding nucleotidyltransferase domain-containing protein, with protein sequence MVTREPLEVIDHSLETVVHMVREDEDVLGVVVFGSYARGEPYNDVDVCIVLWPSCVESVNPLKKEIKYSEHGLDVSIYQRLPLYIQVEVLKDGVIKYMKDEDAYYDIAIWTIKEWEDFRPRYLMYLETVLDGPKDSK encoded by the coding sequence TTGGTCACGCGCGAGCCTCTTGAGGTGATAGATCATTCTCTTGAGACCGTAGTCCATATGGTTCGTGAAGATGAAGATGTCCTTGGAGTTGTTGTCTTTGGTAGTTATGCTCGCGGTGAACCATACAATGACGTTGATGTCTGTATAGTCCTCTGGCCTTCGTGTGTAGAGTCCGTAAATCCTCTCAAGAAAGAGATCAAGTATTCTGAGCATGGATTGGATGTGTCGATCTATCAGCGATTGCCTCTATACATTCAGGTCGAGGTTCTAAAGGATGGAGTCATCAAATACATGAAAGATGAAGATGCCTATTATGACATTGCAATATGGACGATTAAAGAATGGGAGGACTTTCGCCCTCGCTATCTTATGTACTTGGAAACAGTCTTAGATGGGCCAAAGGATTCTAAGTAA
- a CDS encoding AAA family ATPase has product MSTPSERLRQKVHEVIATVESHGLFVHSGDLHIRFRPSTSSSRAKSIRLPLIVGACVINALVPRSAMLLVGGHGGGKTTLIKLLGRIMTGKSIGEIEDGILRGHPQLTEEKMVATLRPGPLMKDGVEVIVWRKFVTDFWKIIDEINRLTPHAQNILLSMLAEGELKYYDEVMHCEEFCLYATMNPTDSGTFDLAPPFLDRFGLAVPITMPTVSDLETILATRDERLFGYDELWQVPALLTEEDLLTIWNLADKVHVSLEASEYIRALIREFGACVRVDKSQTQSLTVETGLCDGCHYNTAKSVCNKVVLPLSVRAAKDLNRYSKAVAWLVGASEVSVEIVKSIAPLVFWHRTRYTRDEVSKQPFYGDRYKFTQRLVDLATARFAAREPALKILARLKRGDATKKEITELQEMAKSDLIVQIDYVQLAKDLTKSGYTKIVKRIDKAIVSRDVPELSKLLDELMSNGTIPNRGMLIGRVSEALHRLTLSQFTLTFETWQELWTAISLKYPPMTPILKETLHPPKRRVIRTEQLTLVIYATGDSPESSVFIEVSGGAPALELKAMIEKELA; this is encoded by the coding sequence TTGTCAACACCAAGTGAACGTCTGCGGCAAAAAGTGCATGAGGTAATAGCAACGGTGGAGAGTCATGGACTCTTTGTCCACTCGGGCGACCTACACATACGGTTCCGTCCCTCAACAAGCAGTTCTCGTGCCAAGTCTATTCGTCTGCCGCTGATAGTTGGTGCCTGCGTGATCAATGCACTTGTCCCTCGCTCTGCAATGTTACTAGTTGGTGGCCATGGTGGAGGTAAGACGACACTCATCAAGCTCTTGGGCCGAATCATGACCGGAAAGAGTATTGGTGAGATCGAGGACGGCATTCTTCGGGGTCATCCACAACTGACCGAAGAGAAGATGGTTGCGACACTACGCCCCGGGCCATTGATGAAGGATGGAGTCGAGGTCATAGTCTGGCGAAAGTTCGTGACCGATTTTTGGAAGATCATAGATGAGATCAACCGCCTCACACCACACGCCCAGAATATTCTCTTGTCAATGCTTGCAGAAGGCGAGTTGAAGTATTACGATGAGGTCATGCACTGTGAAGAGTTCTGTCTCTATGCAACAATGAATCCCACGGACTCGGGAACCTTTGACCTAGCGCCTCCGTTTCTCGACAGGTTTGGACTTGCTGTCCCGATAACCATGCCCACGGTAAGTGATCTTGAGACCATCTTAGCCACACGCGACGAACGGCTCTTTGGGTATGACGAACTCTGGCAGGTCCCCGCTCTGTTGACTGAGGAAGACTTGCTCACGATCTGGAATCTGGCAGATAAGGTCCATGTGTCCCTTGAGGCCTCGGAGTACATCCGTGCTCTTATTCGTGAGTTCGGTGCCTGTGTTCGAGTCGACAAAAGTCAGACGCAGAGCCTCACCGTTGAGACCGGTCTCTGTGATGGTTGTCACTATAACACTGCTAAGAGTGTCTGTAACAAGGTAGTACTCCCGTTGAGCGTTCGAGCTGCAAAGGATCTGAATCGGTACAGTAAGGCTGTTGCATGGCTGGTCGGTGCGAGTGAGGTCTCAGTTGAGATCGTGAAATCGATTGCGCCACTGGTCTTCTGGCATCGGACTCGGTATACTCGTGATGAGGTCTCTAAGCAGCCTTTCTATGGGGACCGGTACAAGTTCACCCAACGCCTCGTAGATCTTGCCACTGCTCGATTTGCGGCCCGTGAGCCCGCCCTGAAGATTCTGGCACGCCTCAAGAGAGGTGATGCGACCAAGAAGGAGATCACGGAACTTCAAGAGATGGCTAAGAGTGACCTGATCGTCCAGATTGACTATGTGCAATTGGCAAAGGACCTCACCAAGTCCGGATACACAAAGATAGTCAAGCGGATAGACAAGGCCATTGTCAGTCGTGATGTTCCTGAACTGTCAAAGTTGCTTGATGAGCTGATGTCCAATGGTACGATTCCAAATAGAGGTATGTTGATCGGGCGGGTCTCGGAGGCGTTGCACAGGCTTACCCTCTCGCAGTTTACTCTTACGTTCGAGACATGGCAAGAACTGTGGACTGCAATCAGTCTCAAGTATCCCCCGATGACGCCTATTCTGAAGGAGACCCTCCACCCTCCCAAACGCCGTGTGATCCGGACCGAGCAGCTTACACTTGTGATCTATGCAACTGGCGACTCTCCCGAATCGTCCGTCTTTATTGAGGTCTCAGGCGGGGCTCCGGCTCTTGAACTCAAGGCGATGATCGAGAAGGAGCTGGCATAG
- a CDS encoding ABC transporter ATP-binding protein translates to MKIILENVTRTYGNKRRIIAVNNVSLEIENQIFGLIGPNGAGKTTIIRMLCGLLQPDSGSIHIEGMDCWREAYEVKKKVSFLHEVAEYPAGISGLEYLIFIGRIRGMQFKEAKRQAQQLISYLKLEDAADRWIVDYSKGMKQLIGVAASFMGNPSLIILDEPTANLDPNGRFLVLDLIKQYFTEHGVGFLISSHILHELERISTEVGFLFNGRIIAKGSPTQILADLPRGNVVIRATKLADLYNRLKELYPEMAVQFQDDELVVENADIQETSQRIHQGLQDCGGVLLEFRQEEGNLERAFKELARRRE, encoded by the coding sequence GTGAAAATAATACTCGAAAATGTTACAAGGACATACGGAAATAAAAGAAGAATCATTGCAGTCAATAATGTGAGTCTGGAGATCGAGAACCAAATATTTGGTCTTATCGGGCCAAACGGAGCAGGAAAGACAACAATTATCCGAATGTTATGTGGACTCTTACAACCTGATAGCGGTTCGATTCACATAGAGGGTATGGACTGTTGGAGGGAAGCGTATGAGGTCAAGAAGAAAGTATCATTTCTACATGAAGTGGCGGAGTATCCTGCAGGCATATCAGGACTGGAGTATCTCATCTTCATTGGCCGAATACGGGGAATGCAATTCAAGGAGGCAAAGAGGCAGGCTCAGCAACTTATCAGCTATTTGAAACTGGAAGATGCGGCCGACCGATGGATCGTCGATTACTCCAAAGGAATGAAACAGTTGATTGGAGTTGCAGCAAGCTTTATGGGAAATCCGTCACTAATCATTCTGGATGAACCGACCGCCAACCTTGACCCTAATGGACGGTTTTTGGTACTTGATCTTATCAAGCAATACTTCACCGAACACGGTGTCGGCTTCCTTATTTCTAGCCATATCTTACACGAGCTTGAGCGCATAAGTACTGAGGTGGGATTTCTCTTTAATGGACGCATAATAGCTAAAGGAAGCCCAACCCAGATTCTAGCAGATTTGCCGAGAGGTAATGTAGTAATCCGTGCCACAAAATTGGCTGATCTCTACAATCGACTGAAAGAGCTATATCCAGAGATGGCAGTTCAATTCCAGGACGATGAGCTTGTTGTGGAAAATGCAGACATACAAGAAACATCCCAACGCATTCATCAGGGACTTCAAGATTGCGGAGGCGTCTTGCTCGAGTTTCGACAGGAAGAGGGAAATCTTGAACGTGCGTTCAAGGAGCTTGCCCGGAGGAGGGAATAA
- a CDS encoding NAD(P)H-hydrate dehydratase encodes MQQDPITTEEMQVAELNAQYLGINHGMLMQAAGREVSRVIIDCEKIVGARVVAVCGGGGNGGDGMVAARHLHEAGAKVEVLLVGGSRGITSPDAKFNWYILQNLSGVKITELRTESAVSSCSAFKEASIIIDALLGFGLRSPIREPIATAIQMINDSSARKYSIDLPTGIHSETGEVLNTAVVADVTITLHAPKHGLLKATDHVGDLVVVPIGIPPEAYTICGDGDLWLFNRPRSLQSKKGDFGRILVVGGSDVFSGAPALAGMAAYRSGADLVSVVAPEPVVSAIRSYSPNLMVASTGTKILSPEAVDVVLHHTRKSDVVILGPGLGRADETRSAVKSILDDLVSNHHNIVLDADGLKLVAGSGIKFGPEHTVLTPHWGELGIIIGHDIGDSHDLDNRISQAIEAARLYDATILLKGATDIIARPDGKFKLNKTGCPAMTVGGTGDVLTGITAAFLARGKGAFAAASAAAFVSGLAGEAAFEKLGDHIVATDCIEEIPLVMHAESK; translated from the coding sequence ATGCAGCAGGATCCAATCACCACTGAGGAAATGCAAGTAGCAGAATTGAATGCCCAGTATCTTGGGATTAATCACGGAATGTTGATGCAGGCTGCCGGACGAGAGGTCTCGCGTGTCATTATTGATTGTGAAAAGATTGTTGGTGCTCGTGTTGTTGCGGTCTGTGGCGGTGGTGGTAATGGTGGCGATGGAATGGTGGCCGCCCGTCATCTACATGAGGCTGGTGCGAAGGTTGAAGTCTTGCTCGTTGGGGGTTCACGTGGGATCACCAGCCCTGATGCAAAGTTCAATTGGTACATCCTGCAAAATCTCTCAGGGGTCAAGATCACCGAGCTGAGGACTGAGAGTGCAGTGAGTTCCTGTTCTGCATTCAAGGAGGCCTCGATCATTATTGATGCTCTTCTTGGATTTGGCCTCCGTAGTCCGATACGTGAACCGATTGCAACCGCGATACAAATGATCAATGATTCTTCTGCTCGCAAATATTCTATCGACCTTCCCACAGGTATTCATTCTGAGACTGGTGAAGTGCTCAATACTGCTGTTGTGGCGGATGTGACTATTACGCTCCATGCGCCCAAGCATGGTCTCTTGAAGGCGACCGATCATGTTGGGGATCTAGTGGTCGTACCCATTGGGATACCTCCAGAGGCCTATACGATCTGTGGTGATGGTGACCTCTGGCTGTTCAACCGTCCTCGTTCGTTACAATCCAAGAAAGGCGATTTCGGTCGTATCCTTGTTGTTGGTGGGAGCGATGTCTTCTCTGGTGCTCCCGCTCTGGCCGGAATGGCCGCGTACCGTTCAGGTGCAGATCTTGTGAGTGTTGTTGCTCCCGAGCCTGTGGTCTCAGCAATCCGCTCGTACAGTCCCAACCTTATGGTGGCTAGCACTGGGACTAAGATTCTCTCGCCGGAAGCGGTAGATGTTGTTCTCCACCATACGCGGAAGAGCGATGTTGTGATCTTGGGTCCCGGTCTTGGTCGTGCTGATGAAACCCGTTCAGCGGTGAAGTCCATCCTAGACGATCTGGTCTCTAATCATCACAATATAGTTCTGGATGCTGATGGTCTAAAACTGGTGGCTGGCAGTGGCATCAAGTTCGGTCCTGAGCATACGGTCTTGACCCCCCATTGGGGGGAGCTGGGTATCATTATTGGCCATGATATTGGTGACTCACATGATTTGGATAACCGGATATCTCAGGCAATCGAGGCGGCTAGACTGTATGACGCAACGATCCTGTTAAAGGGTGCCACGGACATCATTGCTCGGCCTGACGGGAAATTCAAATTAAACAAGACTGGTTGTCCTGCGATGACTGTTGGTGGAACTGGTGATGTGTTGACCGGGATCACTGCTGCTTTTCTTGCACGAGGCAAGGGTGCCTTTGCGGCGGCTTCTGCTGCTGCCTTTGTCTCTGGTCTTGCAGGGGAGGCGGCTTTTGAGAAGCTTGGTGATCACATCGTAGCAACGGATTGTATTGAAGAGATACCGTTGGTAATGCACGCTGAGTCTAAGTGA